Proteins found in one Clostridium kluyveri DSM 555 genomic segment:
- a CDS encoding RNA polymerase sigma factor — MNKDTFIDNVLKANSTLYHVSKSILTHEQDCEDAVQGAILKAYNKLDTLKNEQYFKTWLIRILINECYSLKRKEYSKVSYEEYFESAKADDKKDYSELYLAIKNLPERIRITVVLYYVEGYTVEEIKQILKIPAGTVKSRLAKGRKLLKIKLEHMEATYE, encoded by the coding sequence TTGAATAAAGATACATTTATCGATAATGTTCTTAAGGCTAATTCCACTTTATATCATGTATCTAAATCAATTTTGACTCATGAGCAAGATTGTGAGGATGCCGTTCAGGGAGCAATTTTAAAAGCATATAACAAATTAGATACACTAAAGAATGAACAATATTTTAAAACATGGTTGATTAGAATACTCATAAATGAATGTTACAGTTTAAAGCGCAAAGAATATTCAAAAGTATCTTATGAAGAATACTTTGAGTCCGCAAAAGCCGATGATAAAAAGGATTATAGTGAATTGTATTTGGCTATTAAGAATTTACCAGAGCGCATTCGTATTACAGTTGTTCTTTATTATGTAGAGGGATATACGGTAGAAGAAATTAAACAGATCTTAAAAATACCTGCAGGAACTGTAAAAAGCAGATTAGCAAAAGGACGAAAATTATTAAAAATAAAGTTAGAGCATATGGAGGCAACATATGAATAA
- a CDS encoding D-glucuronyl C5-epimerase family protein, protein MKNNKINNRIIIVILTVIILTIINVYFKNSRLPSAINVYTSINNDPETILNYSKYKHSVGGYKEAIEGYEAVINNPSSSKSLKLKAQAYLILSQHGQALEPIEPIKYLEDSKAKSNEFKRTGYVFLDRVDYITTGDYFNASKETCYHESEFTHLDENGLPMVKYSDYNGGDGSFHYNPVTIAQFSLTAFGRYKNGTGTKKQFIDSIDKLLSLQSPSGAMRLDFSFKHYINNDIYKPGWVSSLAQGQAISAFVRAYQVTGDNKYLDAADKAYMFMCIPVNEGGTKDTSEDLDGTDNVFFQEYITTPKSYTLNGFIFTIIGIYDLSQTKDSIYKGDAHKMFVNCNDTLLKVIHKYDLGCMTAYDAAYITKKDQYPNMNIQYHASHIELVDAMYSITNNPIYKYYNLMWKSYVV, encoded by the coding sequence ATGAAAAATAATAAAATTAATAATAGAATTATAATAGTAATACTTACTGTAATAATATTAACTATTATAAATGTATATTTTAAAAATAGCAGATTACCATCTGCTATAAATGTTTATACATCAATTAATAATGATCCGGAAACTATATTAAATTACTCTAAATATAAACATTCAGTAGGAGGCTATAAAGAAGCTATTGAAGGATATGAGGCTGTTATAAATAACCCTTCATCAAGTAAATCTTTGAAATTGAAAGCACAGGCATATCTTATATTATCACAGCACGGACAAGCATTAGAACCAATTGAACCAATTAAATACTTAGAAGATAGCAAGGCTAAGAGTAATGAATTTAAAAGAACAGGCTATGTATTTTTAGATAGGGTTGATTACATAACTACAGGGGATTATTTTAATGCCAGTAAAGAAACCTGTTATCATGAAAGTGAGTTTACTCATCTTGATGAAAATGGCTTACCTATGGTTAAATATAGTGATTATAATGGGGGAGATGGAAGTTTTCATTATAATCCTGTAACAATAGCACAGTTTTCCTTAACTGCATTTGGCAGATATAAAAATGGAACTGGTACAAAGAAACAGTTTATAGATTCAATTGATAAATTATTATCCCTGCAGAGTCCTTCCGGTGCTATGAGACTTGATTTTAGTTTCAAGCATTATATAAACAATGATATCTACAAACCAGGCTGGGTATCATCATTAGCCCAAGGACAAGCTATAAGTGCCTTTGTACGAGCATATCAGGTAACAGGTGATAATAAATATTTAGATGCAGCAGATAAAGCTTATATGTTTATGTGTATACCAGTAAATGAAGGTGGCACCAAGGATACTAGTGAGGATTTAGATGGAACCGATAATGTATTTTTTCAAGAATACATTACTACACCAAAATCATATACTTTAAATGGCTTTATATTTACTATTATAGGTATTTATGATTTATCTCAAACTAAAGATAGTATATATAAAGGAGATGCTCATAAGATGTTTGTTAATTGTAATGATACACTTCTAAAAGTTATACATAAATACGATTTAGGCTGTATGACAGCTTATGATGCAGCATATATTACAAAAAAGGATCAGTATCCTAACATGAATATACAATACCATGCAAGTCATATAGAACTTGTAGATGCCATGTATTCTATAACTAATAATCCCATATACAAATACTATAATTTAATGTGGAAATCCTATGTTGTTTGA
- a CDS encoding BlaI/MecI/CopY family transcriptional regulator, producing MRKVVAISDAELEIMKIIWKSPNITANKIIEKLKGKTEWKPNTIKTLINRLLNKGAIDFQKEGKEYYYYNLINEEEYKISESKSFLNKIFNGSLNLMLMNFIKTKNLSEKDIEELKKILNNAHK from the coding sequence TTGAGGAAAGTAGTTGCAATCTCTGATGCGGAACTAGAAATTATGAAAATAATATGGAAAAGCCCTAATATAACAGCAAATAAAATTATTGAAAAACTTAAAGGTAAAACTGAATGGAAACCTAATACCATAAAAACATTAATAAATAGATTACTTAATAAAGGGGCTATTGATTTTCAGAAGGAAGGAAAAGAATACTACTATTATAACTTGATTAATGAAGAGGAGTACAAAATTTCAGAGAGTAAGTCTTTTTTAAATAAAATATTTAATGGATCCTTGAATTTGATGTTAATGAACTTTATAAAAACTAAGAACCTGTCAGAAAAAGATATTGAAGAATTGAAAAAAATTTTAAATAATGCCCATAAATAA
- a CDS encoding M56 family metallopeptidase: MVDIVKILFLMSLQGSFLVVFILLIKLILRERLNVKFHYFIWFLLVIKLIIPYGPESNFSIFNIFNSVVDIRTTGLNPVFKINKNNFTISDIKQVELIKNTGTTEKPKNTINPNSIPESDKKMIINLYLYVYGF; the protein is encoded by the coding sequence ATGGTGGATATAGTAAAAATACTATTTTTAATGTCACTGCAGGGAAGCTTTTTAGTTGTATTTATACTTTTAATAAAATTAATTTTAAGAGAAAGACTTAATGTCAAATTTCACTACTTTATATGGTTTCTGTTAGTAATAAAACTTATCATCCCTTATGGCCCCGAGAGCAATTTCAGCATATTTAACATATTTAATTCTGTAGTGGATATAAGGACTACTGGGTTAAATCCTGTTTTTAAAATTAATAAAAATAACTTTACCATATCAGATATTAAACAGGTAGAGCTTATAAAAAACACTGGAACTACAGAAAAACCTAAAAATACTATAAACCCAAATAGTATACCTGAATCAGATAAAAAAATGATTATAAATTTATATTTATATGTATATGGATTCTAG
- a CDS encoding cell wall-binding repeat-containing protein: protein MKNKKLLALVLIVSLSTSSSILLKSNRVYAYSISNGIQNVVRIGGTNRFDTSSKIAEHGWKQSDNVVLVGAESDVDFADALAGTPLAYSLNAPILLTNIISTPDEISDEISKLKAKNIYILGGTGTVSQVQENIFKSEGYAVTRIAGATRYDTAIKIADELNNKSKLSKVYLTTSSQFQYALAAATYAALENAAILFTDGDILNQATQLEILKLDVKDVEIIGGSGIVSSDVDSELKELGLNVSRVGGNTPEEVVSNLINQNEDKINGIAIASNSIFSDALSGAVLSAKNNMATVFVNETFDYSNIANNITSAVIYGGTGVVSQSLEDEVKNMGDTIDISKLGDRDQAIKDDNVVMISTIDSQDKEDKNEVYNTKEDMGVTVLSFSSNSIKN from the coding sequence ATGAAAAATAAAAAATTATTAGCTTTGGTTTTAATTGTGTCCTTGTCTACGTCTTCATCAATTTTATTAAAATCTAATAGGGTATATGCATATTCCATTTCTAATGGAATTCAAAATGTAGTAAGAATTGGAGGAACTAACAGGTTTGATACATCATCTAAAATAGCTGAGCATGGATGGAAGCAGTCAGATAATGTGGTATTGGTTGGTGCTGAGAGTGATGTTGATTTTGCAGATGCTTTGGCAGGGACACCTCTGGCATATTCTTTAAATGCACCTATATTACTTACCAATATAATTAGCACTCCTGATGAAATTAGTGATGAGATAAGTAAATTAAAAGCTAAGAATATATATATATTAGGAGGAACTGGGACAGTATCTCAAGTACAGGAAAATATTTTTAAATCAGAAGGATATGCTGTCACTAGGATAGCTGGAGCCACAAGATATGACACAGCCATAAAAATAGCAGATGAATTAAACAATAAATCTAAATTATCAAAGGTATATCTAACAACAAGCAGTCAGTTTCAATATGCATTAGCTGCCGCAACTTATGCAGCTTTAGAAAATGCAGCAATTTTATTCACGGATGGAGATATCTTAAATCAAGCTACTCAATTAGAAATATTAAAGTTAGATGTAAAAGATGTAGAAATAATAGGTGGAAGTGGTATAGTCTCATCAGATGTTGATTCTGAATTAAAAGAATTGGGTTTAAATGTTTCCAGAGTTGGAGGCAATACACCAGAGGAGGTGGTCTCAAATCTCATAAATCAAAATGAAGATAAAATAAATGGCATAGCAATAGCAAGTAATAGCATATTCTCTGATGCACTCTCTGGGGCTGTACTCTCTGCTAAAAATAATATGGCTACTGTATTTGTAAATGAAACTTTTGATTATAGTAATATAGCTAATAATATTACAAGTGCAGTTATATATGGGGGAACGGGAGTAGTGAGTCAATCTTTAGAAGATGAAGTTAAAAATATGGGGGATACTATTGACATATCTAAATTAGGTGATAGAGACCAAGCAATAAAAGATGATAATGTAGTTATGATTTCAACAATAGATTCTCAAGATAAGGAAGATAAAAATGAGGTCTATAATACAAAAGAAGATATGGGAGTAACTGTACTTAGCTTCTCATCTAATAGTATAAAAAATTAA
- a CDS encoding EAL domain-containing protein, with product MVPYTITTVEWTTPILLSGYVATNSIKGSILQIFNLTLGILCYIPFVKLAESVSYIRMINSFRRVCTVFKENEEKGIVSTLISRNDDTGNISRFLTADLEYALKNNKVMLFYQPQVDYKGDIFGVEALLRWKHDIYGYIYPPLVIALASEGHLMDKLSYWILNRVCSDLNKMNKLGFRNIIVSINMSVAQLENDYFVNNLQKSIKKHKIAQDKLEIEITEQIALRSSKDIRDRIMAMKKLGVRLAMDDFGIGHSSLMYLKEYEFDTIKLDGSLVREILYNNNCRDIIQSIVSLGKSLNYSVIAEYVEEEEQRDILYELGCHRYQGYLYSKPLNYDELIEYLLDKCKSKFCG from the coding sequence TTGGTACCCTATACAATAACTACTGTTGAATGGACAACTCCCATTCTTTTAAGTGGATATGTTGCAACTAATTCTATAAAAGGTAGTATACTGCAAATATTTAATTTAACACTTGGAATTTTGTGTTATATACCTTTTGTTAAGTTGGCAGAAAGTGTTTCTTATATAAGAATGATAAATAGTTTTAGAAGGGTATGTACTGTATTTAAAGAAAATGAAGAAAAGGGAATAGTCAGTACGTTGATTTCAAGAAATGATGATACGGGAAATATATCAAGATTTTTAACAGCTGATTTGGAGTATGCTCTTAAAAATAATAAAGTCATGTTGTTCTATCAACCACAAGTGGACTATAAAGGCGATATTTTTGGGGTAGAAGCTCTGCTTAGGTGGAAACATGATATATATGGATACATTTATCCTCCTTTAGTTATTGCATTGGCATCAGAAGGGCATCTCATGGATAAACTTAGCTATTGGATATTAAATAGAGTCTGTAGTGATTTAAATAAAATGAATAAGCTTGGATTTCGAAATATCATAGTATCTATAAATATGTCTGTAGCCCAATTAGAAAACGATTATTTTGTTAATAATCTTCAAAAAAGTATTAAAAAGCATAAAATAGCACAAGATAAACTTGAAATTGAAATAACAGAGCAAATTGCATTGAGGAGTAGTAAAGATATTAGGGATAGAATCATGGCTATGAAGAAATTGGGAGTAAGATTGGCCATGGATGATTTTGGTATAGGACATAGCTCTTTGATGTATCTTAAAGAATATGAATTTGATACTATAAAGCTGGATGGTTCTTTAGTTCGGGAAATTTTATATAATAATAATTGCAGGGATATTATTCAGTCTATTGTATCCTTGGGGAAATCATTAAATTATTCAGTAATAGCGGAATATGTGGAAGAAGAAGAGCAGCGAGATATACTTTATGAACTTGGATGTCATAGATATCAAGGATATTTATACAGTAAACCTCTTAATTATGATGAGCTAATAGAATATTTATTAGACAAATGTAAGAGTAAATTCTGTGGGTAA